GAAGGTCGGTACGGTAGAGCCGAAGATAACCAGCGATCACGTGATTAACTACGTCGGCGAATACAATATTCAGGGCGATCAGGAAGTGATGGTCGACTATTTCAAACGCATGGGCATTCAGGTGCTGTCCACCTTTACCGGCAACGGTTCTTATGACGATCTGCGCGCCATGCACGGAGCGCATCTGAACGTACTGGAGTGCGCCCGCTCGGCCGAATATATCTGTAATGAACTGCGGGTTCGTTACGGTATTCCCCGGCTGGATATCGACGGATTCGGTTTTGGCCCGCTTTCCGATTCATTGAAGAAGGTGGGGCTGTTTTTCGGCATCGAAGATCGGGCGCAGGCGATTATTGACGAAGAAACGGCGCGCTGGAAACCGGAGCTGGATTGGTATAAAGCGCGGCTGAAAGGCAAGAAAGTCTGCCTGTGGCCCGGCGGCTCGAAGCTCTGGCACTGGGCGCACGTTATCCATGACGAGATGGGCGTCGAAGTGGTGTCGGTATACACCAAATTCGGCCATCAGGGGGATATGGAAAAAGGCATCGCTCGCTGTGAAGCCGGGGCGCTGGCTATCGACGATCCCAATGAGCTGGAGTCGCTTGAGGCGATGTACAAGCTGAAGCCGGACGTGATTTTCACCGGTAAAAGACCGGGCGAAGTGGCGAAGAAAATTCGTGTGCCTTATCTCAACGCCCATGCCTATCACAACGGTCCGTATAAAGGCTTTGAGGGCTGGGTGCGTTTTGCCCGCGATATCTATAACGCCATTTATTCGCCGATTCACCAACTGGCCCAACTGGATATCAGCCAGGATGAAATCCCGACCGAACAGGGTTTCGTCACCGCCCAAATGCTCTCTGATACCGGTCTGAGCGACGAGGTTCGCAATGCGCCGGATCTGCGTGAATACAGCGGCGGTTTTGACAGTGTTTCCAAGCTGCGCGACCGCGAATATCCGGTGTTCGCC
This window of the Brenneria goodwinii genome carries:
- the anfD gene encoding nitrogenase iron-iron protein, alpha chain; its protein translation is MPYHEFDCSKCIPERKQHAVVKGPDEDLTSALPLGYLNTIPGTISERGCAYCGAKHVIGTPMKDVIHISHGPVGCTYDTWQTKRYISDNDNFQLKYTFATDMKEKHIVFGAEGVLKKNIIEAFDAHPTIKRMTIYQTCASALIGDDIAAVAQDVMDERPDVDIFVCNSPGFAGPSQSGGHHKINIAWINQKVGTVEPKITSDHVINYVGEYNIQGDQEVMVDYFKRMGIQVLSTFTGNGSYDDLRAMHGAHLNVLECARSAEYICNELRVRYGIPRLDIDGFGFGPLSDSLKKVGLFFGIEDRAQAIIDEETARWKPELDWYKARLKGKKVCLWPGGSKLWHWAHVIHDEMGVEVVSVYTKFGHQGDMEKGIARCEAGALAIDDPNELESLEAMYKLKPDVIFTGKRPGEVAKKIRVPYLNAHAYHNGPYKGFEGWVRFARDIYNAIYSPIHQLAQLDISQDEIPTEQGFVTAQMLSDTGLSDEVRNAPDLREYSGGFDSVSKLRDREYPVFAAQSAVAAEE